One genomic region from Thermodesulfobacteriota bacterium encodes:
- the ccoS gene encoding cbb3-type cytochrome oxidase assembly protein CcoS: MYNKLRFMNLPLAALILIFLVLLGGSLAIGAFFWAVRNKQFKDLNAGAYVIFDEDEPIGKMTDNVFGIPERNHKGGEQEG; the protein is encoded by the coding sequence GTGTATAATAAATTAAGATTCATGAATCTACCCCTTGCCGCTCTCATTCTAATCTTCCTCGTCCTCCTGGGCGGATCTCTGGCGATTGGCGCATTTTTCTGGGCCGTGCGAAATAAGCAATTCAAAGACCTGAATGCCGGAGCCTACGTAATATTTGATGAAGACGAGCCCATTGGAAAGATGACCGATAATGTCTTTGGAATTCCTGAAAGAAATCATAAAGGCGGAGAGCAAGAAGGATGA